The Microcebus murinus isolate Inina chromosome 4, M.murinus_Inina_mat1.0, whole genome shotgun sequence genome has a segment encoding these proteins:
- the LOC105883488 gene encoding olfactory receptor 52H1-like, whose translation MIISNLSSYNPGPFILMGIPGLEQFHEWIGIPFCIIYIVAIMGNCILLYLIAVERSLHEPMFFFLSMLAMTDLILSTTTVPKSLSIFWLGAGEITFPGCLTQMFFLHFSSVLDSAILMAMAFDRYVAICSPLRYTTTLTPKTIIKIAVGIAFRSFCIILPDVFLLTRLPFCRTRIIPHTYCEHIGVARLSCGDISINIWFGFCVPFMIVMSDVILIAVSYTLILCAVFRLPSRDARQKALGTCGSHVCVILMFYTPAFFSILAHRFGHNISRTFHIMFANLYIVIPPALNPIVYGVKTKQIRNKVIHLFSTKGME comes from the coding sequence ATGATCATTTCCAACCTGAGCAGTTACAACCCAGGACCCTTTATTCTGATGGGGATCCCAGGCCTGGAGCAATTCCATGAGTGGATTGGGATTCCCTTCTGTATCATCTACATTGTAGCCATTATGGGAAACTGCATCCTTCTCTACCTCATTGCAGTGGAGCGTAGCCTTCACGAACCcatgttcttctttctctccatgcTGGCCATGACTGACCTCATCTTGTCCACAACCACTGTGCCTAAATCACTCAGCATCTTCTGGCTGGGGGCTGGAGAAATCACATTCCCCGGGTGCCTTACACAAATGTTCTTCCTCCACTTTAGTTCTGTCCTGGATTCAGCCATTCTGATGGCCATGGCATTCgatcgctatgtggccatctgctcTCCCTTGAGATACACCACCACCTTGACCCCCAAAACCATCATCAAGATTGCTGTGGGCATTGCCTTTCGAAGCTTCTGCATCATCTTGCCAGATGTATTTTTGCTGACACGCCTGCCTTTTTGCAGGACACGCATCATACCCCACACTTACTGTGAGCATATAGGTGTTGCCCGGCTCTCCTGTGGTGATATCTCCATCAACATCTGGTTTGGCTTTTGTGTTCCCTTCATGATAGTCATGTCAGATGTTATCCTCATTGCTGTGTCCTACACCCTCATCCTCTGTGCTGTGTTTCGCCTCCCCTCCCGAGATGCCCGCCAGAAGGCCTTGGGCACCTGTGGTTCCCATGTGTGTGTCATCCTCATGTTCTATACACCTGCCTTTTTCTCCATCCTTGCCCATCGCTTTGGACACAATATCTCCCGCACCTTCCACATCATGTTTGCCAACCTGTACATTGTTATCCCACCTGCACTCAACCCCATTGTGTACGGAGTGAAGACCAAGCAGATCAGAAATAAAGTAATACATTTGTTTTCTACAAAGGGTATGGAATGA